The following proteins are co-located in the Acidobacteriota bacterium genome:
- a CDS encoding adenylate/guanylate cyclase domain-containing protein — translation MPTVTYVLDNKAVEADPAETILRVSLRTGIPHAHACGGNARCSTCRVLISEGLEHCVPRNDKEQQLADRLHFTAEIRLACQTTISKDVKLRRLVLDDEDLQLTDQRTMGQAPTAVGEERQLAVLFSDIRGFTPFAEELPPYDVVHVLNRYFHEMGQVINRNGGHIDNYMGDGLMALFGMEDSNGAALQAVKAGLQMQAAMEHLKPYLQTIYAKSSNIGVGIHFGDVVVGAIGAQSLKRVTAIGDAVNLASRIEAANKQAGTGLLISEETYQEVKERVRLGKTIRVTLPGKTGEFSLHEVVGLSDSIAYAFGRVTEKTTVWPSPFLLVAADANPND, via the coding sequence ATGCCTACCGTCACCTACGTTCTTGATAACAAGGCGGTCGAAGCCGATCCGGCCGAGACCATTCTTCGAGTGTCGCTACGCACAGGAATCCCGCATGCGCACGCTTGCGGCGGCAATGCTCGGTGTTCGACTTGTCGTGTTTTGATTTCCGAAGGGCTCGAACACTGCGTTCCTCGCAACGACAAAGAGCAACAGCTTGCCGACCGGCTGCACTTTACTGCCGAAATTCGATTGGCCTGCCAGACAACGATCAGCAAAGACGTCAAGCTCCGGCGTCTGGTCCTCGACGACGAAGATCTTCAACTGACCGACCAGCGAACTATGGGACAAGCGCCCACCGCAGTCGGTGAAGAGAGGCAGCTCGCGGTATTGTTTTCCGACATTCGCGGCTTCACTCCTTTCGCCGAAGAGCTTCCCCCTTATGACGTCGTCCATGTGCTGAATCGCTACTTTCATGAGATGGGACAGGTGATCAATCGCAACGGCGGGCACATCGACAATTACATGGGCGACGGGCTGATGGCTCTCTTCGGAATGGAAGACTCAAACGGGGCCGCGCTGCAAGCCGTCAAAGCCGGGCTCCAGATGCAAGCGGCGATGGAACATCTCAAGCCCTACCTTCAGACGATCTACGCCAAGAGCTCTAACATCGGAGTGGGCATCCACTTTGGCGATGTAGTAGTTGGGGCTATCGGCGCTCAGAGTTTGAAACGAGTGACCGCCATTGGGGATGCTGTTAATCTCGCCAGCCGAATTGAAGCCGCAAATAAGCAAGCCGGGACGGGGCTACTGATCTCAGAAGAGACTTACCAAGAAGTAAAAGAGCGCGTCCGCCTGGGCAAGACCATTCGCGTGACGCTTCCAGGCAAGACCGGTGAATTTTCTCTCCACGAAGTGGTCGGGTTATCAGATTCGATTGCGTACGCTTTCGGACGAGTAACCGAAAAGACAACCGTCTGGCCCTCGCCTTTCCTTCTAGTTGCAGCCGACGCCAACCCGAACGACTAG